The nucleotide window TTTTTGAAAACTTCAAGCAGGTCATCGGGTATCGGGCATTTACCGTAACTTTTTCCTCCTTTGATTTTACAAGCAAAACAACTGGTGCATCCTTTATACTCCAAACCATACAGATGAATCAGTTCAGTCGTAGCTCCCTGTGATGCTGCACCTTCAAGAGCCTTATTCAAAAGGGTGGCAGTGTTCCATTCTTTTCGTGGACTTCCATTAAATGCAAGAATTTTCATTCTATTATCTCTCCAAATGTCTACTATTATTTATACGAGTGAGGTTCAAAAATATAGTAGTTACATTTATTGAAGCAACTATAGGACAGGGATCTAGTATTCGTAACCATACTGAATCGAACAATAACGAGTGCATTACCAGGATAGAGAAGATTCTTTCAATTATAGGGAGCAAATGGACTATCCAGATTTTAAGGGAATTGTCGAGTGGAACTAAAAGATTTGCTCAGTTACAGAAGTCACTGAAAGGAATCAGCCCGAAAACTCTTTCGACTCGACTACAGGAGCTTGAGTCATATAATATAATTACTAAAACCGTATATCCCGAGGTTCCACCACGAGTTGAATACTCATTCTCATCACAGGGTGAAGGATTAAAAAAAGTCCTCTTTGATCTCTATGAATGGGGTGAAGAATTCCTTGGTGATGAATAAAATTTGTTTAATGAAATGCCTTATCATTTTATTCAACTCAATTCTAAAAGATACCATTTAGACGATTTTTAATGATCCTGTAAAACTCTTTATGATATGTTTATATCCGATTCGATTGTTGTACAAATATGAGAGTCGGGTTTATTCCTCTTCTTTGTGGACTCTTATGCATTTTATTATTCATTCTTTCCGGATTGCCTGTAGGGCATGAACTTGCCGGTACCGGAGCCAAACCAACTGTCAAGTTTGTGTATGCCTCCTCTGGTATCATGCCCCAGCTCCTGAACACTTCCCAGGTGGATGCATTCATTGTCTGGGAATCAGTTGTATCAACAGCAAAACTTGGGAAAATAGGCACAGTCATAGCCCGGGATGGTGATATTCCCCCAGATCATAAATGGGAGAATGCGGCCTGCAATGTACTGGTCATGCGAAATAATTTCGTTGAACAGTACCCGGAAATTGCAGCACTTCTTTCAGCGGTTACTATTGCCGGCAACCACCAGATAGAAAAAGATCCTGATACTGCCCGGAATATTACAGCAAACTGGGTATACGGGTCAAAACCTATCCGTTCGGCAGGCCTTTATCTGAATCCAATAGATGTGGAAAATCAAGCATTTCAGTACATTACCTTTACCAGTTCAGCCCCGCTTCCTGATATTTCACGGCTGAAATCATCAATGGATGAAGATTCTTCTCAAATGAAAGTTGATTATATCAATGGTTCTGTCATGCTCCGGGCACAGGAACTCATAAACGGATCATCACCGGTTCTCTCTAACGATCCTCCGGTTGTCCGCATTGGGTATCTTCCCTCATCAGATCTCTATGCCCCGCTATATGTCACAATTATGTCTCACAAGGAGATTTGTGATACATATGGATTTTGTCTCGCCCCGGACTCAGGAACATCAGGACGGCCGACCGGTGCATCACTTCTTTATCATAATCAGACCGCTGCAAAGGTAGTGTTGCTTCCTGGATCTGTAGGAGGAGGAGTTATGACCGGTCTTGGACAGGAAGCAATGGAAGCAGCCTATATCGGGAGTGTTCCGTCAGAACTACAGATTTCAATGGGAAATGATGCATCAGTTATTCAATCGATCAATGCTGGGGGTTCAGGCCTCATCGTTGATAATTCTGCACCCTGTACTGACTGGAACTCGTTTATCTCATGGGTAAAAGACCGGTCAGCAAAAGGAAATCCGGTTATTGTAGCAGTTCCCCAAAGTTCAATTCAGGAAGAGATGATGAGAGAAGCGTTTGATTATGAAGGAATAAACATCCTTTTGTATGGTATTCCCCCACGATGGAGTGTGAATGGCTCATAAACATAAGATTTCAAGAGGACTTTTGCTGCCGGTGATGATCTTCATCATCTGGGAAATTCTCTCTAAAAGTATTGGTAACAGTTTCATTCTCCCGGGATGGGAACTCATTATCCCGGTCCTTATTCATCCGATGGAGTCCCTGTTTGGGGGAGCCTCCCTTCTCGAAAATGCTATTGTGAGTCTTCAACGTGTCATCATCGGTTTTTTGCTTGCCGTTATGTGTGCAGTCCCTCTTGGTCTTCTGAGTGGCTGGTCTCAAAAAATAGATGATTATATAAATCCACTAATTCAGGTGCTCCGTCCGGTTCCTCCGATTGCATGGATGCCTCTCGCCATTGCCTGGTTTGAGATAGGGTTTGGATCACTCATCTTTATCATCTTTATCGGTTCTTTCTTTCCAGTGCTCATCAGCACGATTGAAGGAGTTCATACTATCAGGGGGAGGTGGCTTGAAGTGGCACAGACTCTTGGGGCCACCACCGGTGAAACGTTTCTGACAGTTGTAATCCCCGGGGCACTTCCCTTTATCTGGACCGGGCTTCGACTTGCATTTGGAGTCTCATGGATGTGTCTGGTTGCTGCAGAAATGCTTCCCGGAACAAGTGCCGGCCTTGGATATCTCATCATGTATGCATATAATCTCGGCCAGATACAGGTCATTGTAGCAGGTATGATCGTAATCGGCACTATCGGCATCATTTCGGATTATATTTTTAAACTTGGCCAATTACGCTTTTTTGGCTGGCAGGGGAAAGAATGAATGAAGTCCTTGTTGTTGACAATATATCAAAACAATTTATCGATGATGATTCTGTTTGCCGGGCAATAGACTCACTTTCATTAACGATTCGTAAAAAAGAGATTGTCTGTCTCATGGGGCCTTCCGGATGTGGGAAGTCTACAGTCCTGCGAATTATATCCAAACTTGAACATGCTGATTCAGGTCAAATTCATGGAGGTGACGGAGTTTTTTCAGAACAGTTGCGTTCTGCTATGGTTTTTCAGGAGCACGGGCTCTTTCCCTGGCTTTCAGTCAGGGAGAATATTGCATACGGGCTCAATATGAAAGTCAGGTTTTCCTCGAAAGAGCAGGTGAACCAAAAAGTTACAGAACTCCTTACCCTTGTCCGGATGGAGGAGTTTGCAAATTCTCATCCTCACCAGCTCTCCGGAGGGATGAAACAACGGGTTGCGGTTGCTCGTGCCCTTGCGGTGGAACCAGAAATTCTCCTCATGGATGAACCATTTAGTGCTCTTGATCCCTTCACCCGTCGTGAACTTCAGGACGAAGTGCTCAGAATTCGCAATCAACTCAATACAACTTTTTTTATCGTGACTCATAATCCTGAAGAGGCAGTGTATCTGTCAGACCGGATTGTTATCCTTACACACAGACCGGCGGTGGTTCGAAAAGAGATTCCGGTTTCTCTTCCTTTTCCCAGGAATATGGCAGATCCAAGTACTATCGCTCTAGTTCAGGATGTTACCCGGCTGGTTGCATCAGGTACATAAATTACTCTTTCTTACTATCCAGGAGTCGGCTATGGCGAAATTTATTGATCTTTTCCACCGGTTTTAGTGTTCTCATTACTATTTTCAGACCGGGTGGATATTGTTCATTCCCGGCCAATTCGTGTCAAGGGCCTGCCATCACCTGACATTCATCACAAACCAACATCATTAAAAATGGAGATGATGTGAGATAGAAAACTCCCATATTACATCAGATATATCTCAACAAACAATGCTGCCTTCTTCTTCGGCCAGTACTCGAGCATATGCCAGACCTGTATGACATCAACCTCAAATCTTCCGCCTTCCTTGCCCGGAGTATCAAACACAACCCCGAGACCGGAGGGAGATAACTTTACCAAACCAGGAAAGGAACTATCTCCGTTCCTTTCTACAGATTTAAATTCCCAGAAATATCATTTTTCAATGAAACAATACAAACTGTTTCAGTGATTAAAGGTTACCAGTTCACTCCACTCAATAACCTTTTTGGCAATTTCTATCGCTTCTTCCGGGGAGAGAGTATCAGTAATAGTATCATCATATCTTGCCTTGACTGCATAAAGATTGAGAAGTGCAACCATATCACCATCAACCGGTAATGTGAGTGAAAGATCCTGAATCAATTCAGTCAATTCAACAAGATCATGAATCTTCCTGATAGGAGTACCTTTCCGTATCAATACTGCCTTTAACCCTTTTTCCACCGTCTGTTGAGCATGAAAGCAGATAATTGAGGATGGTCCATCCTTTTCAAAAAGGATTTTTGCAGCAATAAGATCATCATGACCGAGACGGATTAATGCTGCACTCTCCTCCTCAGCACTCATACAGTACCTTTCCTTCTGATAAAGCCCAGTATACAACAGTACCTGGAACCGGATCTCTGGTTTTCTCTGTCGGGTACACCAGAATATCGATACCAACACCGGGGGCTATCCTGCCGGCTGCTTTTCTCAGCCGTACCATCTCCATTCCCTGGTGCTTCACAGTATCCTCTATTACCATGAGATCAATATCTGAATCTGAAGTCTCTTCCCCGCGGGCATATGAACCAAACAGGATGATTTTTCGTGGATTCGCTGCTTCAACAAGGCGCCTCACCACATTTTGTATATCATCCATAGTTACCGGTACCTGGTTCATAATTCACCACATAATTCTGAAAGAGTACATCCAGCCTGAATATCCCGAAATATGTAATTATAGGATTAGTGTCGTTAATAATAACTCTCATCTCTCCTTTCTTGTTGACACACTGTAGCATCTATCCAATATTCTTCTACTACACCTCCATCTCCTCAAACAACGCTGCCTTCTTCTTCGGCCAATACTCCAGCATATTCCAGACCTGCATGGCTACAGCCACAAACCCTCCGCCTTCCTTGCCCAGAATCTCGATCACAAACGATTTGATCCATACATTTTCCGGGGTTTAGGTCTTAACCGAAATTTACTGACCCAATCTGGACAAATTGAGAATTGAATTCCCAATCTGTCCATAGTGATATTCAATGCTCTCAAGAACAGCCGGAAAAAAGATGCTGGAGTCGTTCAGTCTTAACAAACTCCTTCGGGTATAAGGGGTCGACTGGATCCGGCCAGAGGGATGCACAGATTACTGCACGGCAAGCAGCAAGAGACCGACGAGCCCACCAGATATGAAGTGTCGAAATATGATGACCATGACGGATGGATTTCTCACGACGGGCACGTTCTGATAACTTTCTTGATCGGAAGATCAACATCAATGAGATGCTTTAGGTAGGAGGAGGTTTGTTGAGACATTTTTATCAGATGTGTGTTAAAGCACGATTTCTTTTGGAGGATCATGAAATGGTTTATCAGAATCAGGGATAGAATCTAAATATTCAGCTACTTTCCCATTAAATGGGATAAAATCACCAAATACTTCCTCGTAGTTTTTTGTCACATCGGGTATCCGGGTATGAACAACTACTACCTTATTCCATCGCTTTCCATGTCGGTGGATCTTAGCTTCATGAATAATATCTCTGATTTTCGTATCAGATGTGGCTAAAGAATATCCCAAAAAATACAGTTCATCTGCTTCTGCGATCTTTTCTATTGCAGCATTCGAGATCTCAATAAGATAAGGGGACCTCTCTACTTTTTTTCCAAATGGGGGAACAATTAATGACTTTGGATCAAATTTTTCACAGCAAAAATATCGTTCTTGCTCTTTCGGAGGGAGAGTTTTTATATATTCAATATATTTTTGAACTCCGCTCCATGGTGTAAGGTATGTTACAAATAATTCTCCACAATTTGTACATCTGCCCCAATTTATTGAACCGTGTAGCCGAAAAACGTGTAATTTATATTTAACCCAATCCGGGGGTCTAATGCGATAACAAATTGGACCATGACAAGCCAGATCAACGTCAGGGGATAACTCACAATAATTTACCCCATAATCAATATCTGTTCTATCCAATACTCCAGATAATGCGAATTCAAGAAAATGGTCATAATTAAAGGTGAGTATAGTATCTCCCGGGTCGACGATTTTGGCGAACTTACAATAATTTCTCACGTAACCTTGGGCTTCGCTTGATAATGAACTGATATCTCCATCATCTTTACACGAACCATCTCGAAGAGAACGATAATATTCCAATTCTCTTTCCATATTAAGAATATTTTTGGCTCGTATTACTCCCCCCATATCTTCCTCATCACAAAGATATGCGGCATATGGATTATCAATCGGACCGATATCTAAATCTGTATTTATTTTGTCCCATGTTTTAGCAATTATTTCAATTATTGCATTAACAAATACCTGACGTAAAGAAAACAGCTCTTCTGGAGAATAATTTTTTAAAGGAGATCCCTCAATCAAACAATTGTCTATTTCTGATAATATTTCTTCAATATTTGGAGTATTATCTGGGAGATATACATCAGAGAGAAATTTGAGTATCTTTTTTTGATCTTCCTCATTCACGAGAGATAAAAACCGGTCTTCTAAAAAGTTTCTAATTATTGGAACTCCACAATCGGCTGACATTCCAGCACCGATAATAAAAACCCGTTTTGGAGAGAGATGGGATACTTCTGTTTCACTCATGAATATTCCTTTGATAACTCCTCATAGTAACAATATTTGTGCCAGATATGCTCCGGCTCATAAGTCCTCACCTCAATATAATCCTGGCTCATATCCGCACATATTCTCACTCCTCCCAGACATAATATGTCCCCTTCCTGGTTCCTTTTTGCTGAATTGAAGGGTACTTCTCAACCATTTTATTGAGTAATTTCGAAGCCTGGGATCCGGTGAGGGTGCATAAATCCATCACCCCGGACCGGGTAATTTTTCC belongs to Methanospirillum lacunae and includes:
- a CDS encoding winged helix-turn-helix transcriptional regulator translates to MRFKNIVVTFIEATIGQGSSIRNHTESNNNECITRIEKILSIIGSKWTIQILRELSSGTKRFAQLQKSLKGISPKTLSTRLQELESYNIITKTVYPEVPPRVEYSFSSQGEGLKKVLFDLYEWGEEFLGDE
- a CDS encoding ABC transporter substrate-binding protein; the encoded protein is MRVGFIPLLCGLLCILLFILSGLPVGHELAGTGAKPTVKFVYASSGIMPQLLNTSQVDAFIVWESVVSTAKLGKIGTVIARDGDIPPDHKWENAACNVLVMRNNFVEQYPEIAALLSAVTIAGNHQIEKDPDTARNITANWVYGSKPIRSAGLYLNPIDVENQAFQYITFTSSAPLPDISRLKSSMDEDSSQMKVDYINGSVMLRAQELINGSSPVLSNDPPVVRIGYLPSSDLYAPLYVTIMSHKEICDTYGFCLAPDSGTSGRPTGASLLYHNQTAAKVVLLPGSVGGGVMTGLGQEAMEAAYIGSVPSELQISMGNDASVIQSINAGGSGLIVDNSAPCTDWNSFISWVKDRSAKGNPVIVAVPQSSIQEEMMREAFDYEGINILLYGIPPRWSVNGS
- a CDS encoding ABC transporter permease, yielding MAHKHKISRGLLLPVMIFIIWEILSKSIGNSFILPGWELIIPVLIHPMESLFGGASLLENAIVSLQRVIIGFLLAVMCAVPLGLLSGWSQKIDDYINPLIQVLRPVPPIAWMPLAIAWFEIGFGSLIFIIFIGSFFPVLISTIEGVHTIRGRWLEVAQTLGATTGETFLTVVIPGALPFIWTGLRLAFGVSWMCLVAAEMLPGTSAGLGYLIMYAYNLGQIQVIVAGMIVIGTIGIISDYIFKLGQLRFFGWQGKE
- a CDS encoding ABC transporter ATP-binding protein, which encodes MNEVLVVDNISKQFIDDDSVCRAIDSLSLTIRKKEIVCLMGPSGCGKSTVLRIISKLEHADSGQIHGGDGVFSEQLRSAMVFQEHGLFPWLSVRENIAYGLNMKVRFSSKEQVNQKVTELLTLVRMEEFANSHPHQLSGGMKQRVAVARALAVEPEILLMDEPFSALDPFTRRELQDEVLRIRNQLNTTFFIVTHNPEEAVYLSDRIVILTHRPAVVRKEIPVSLPFPRNMADPSTIALVQDVTRLVASGT
- a CDS encoding HEPN domain-containing protein, whose translation is MSAEEESAALIRLGHDDLIAAKILFEKDGPSSIICFHAQQTVEKGLKAVLIRKGTPIRKIHDLVELTELIQDLSLTLPVDGDMVALLNLYAVKARYDDTITDTLSPEEAIEIAKKVIEWSELVTFNH
- a CDS encoding nucleotidyltransferase domain-containing protein, coding for MNQVPVTMDDIQNVVRRLVEAANPRKIILFGSYARGEETSDSDIDLMVIEDTVKHQGMEMVRLRKAAGRIAPGVGIDILVYPTEKTRDPVPGTVVYWALSEGKVLYEC
- a CDS encoding DUF1156 domain-containing protein, with product MLIFRSRKLSERARREKSIRHGHHISTLHIWWARRSLAACRAVICASLWPDPVDPLYPKEFVKTERLQHLFSGCS